A genomic region of Enterococcus sp. 12C11_DIV0727 contains the following coding sequences:
- a CDS encoding Gfo/Idh/MocA family protein translates to MTAINFAVIGYGGMGSYHVHNIMPNENERIHVVGTYDISGERQEISSQHNHKIYASLEEVLADKMIEAVLIATPNDSHSDLAIQALKAGKHVVCEKPVAMNVAELDEILKVAKETGQTFMVHQNRRWDPDFLITRELYKNQQIGELFQIETRVQGANGIPGDWRHELKHGGGMLLDWGVHLLDQLLFLVDSRIEKVSADLSYILGDEVDDGFIAYIIFENGLRTIIEVGTTNYTKLPRWYLKGTQGTAVINDWNLSGEMVVESGKQNIQAPTPIQAGVGLTKTMAPPSEEATETLPLPTAFAEYDTFYKNFYKVVREQAEPVVKNDEVRQVMVLIEEIMKAAKR, encoded by the coding sequence ATGACAGCAATCAATTTTGCCGTAATCGGCTACGGCGGCATGGGGTCATACCATGTCCATAACATTATGCCCAATGAAAATGAACGAATCCACGTTGTGGGAACCTATGATATTTCTGGTGAGCGTCAAGAAATTTCCAGTCAACATAACCATAAAATTTACGCCTCGCTTGAAGAAGTACTTGCAGATAAAATGATCGAAGCAGTATTGATCGCCACACCCAATGATTCTCATTCAGACCTAGCAATCCAAGCCTTAAAAGCGGGAAAACACGTAGTTTGTGAAAAACCAGTGGCTATGAATGTCGCAGAACTAGATGAAATACTGAAAGTTGCCAAAGAAACTGGTCAAACCTTTATGGTCCATCAAAACCGCCGTTGGGATCCAGATTTCTTAATTACTAGAGAACTTTATAAAAACCAACAAATCGGTGAATTATTCCAAATCGAAACGCGTGTTCAAGGTGCCAATGGAATTCCTGGCGACTGGCGTCATGAGTTAAAACATGGTGGTGGAATGCTTTTGGATTGGGGGGTTCATTTACTAGATCAGCTACTATTTTTAGTGGACAGTCGGATTGAAAAAGTTTCCGCTGATTTAAGTTATATTTTAGGTGACGAAGTGGATGATGGCTTTATTGCTTATATTATTTTTGAAAATGGTCTACGTACCATTATTGAAGTTGGTACTACTAATTACACTAAATTGCCAAGATGGTATCTAAAAGGAACCCAAGGAACGGCTGTTATTAACGATTGGAATCTTTCAGGCGAAATGGTGGTTGAGTCTGGCAAACAAAATATCCAAGCGCCAACACCAATCCAAGCAGGCGTTGGCTTGACGAAAACCATGGCGCCACCTTCGGAAGAGGCTACCGAGACGTTGCCTTTACCAACAGCTTTCGCCGAATATGACACATTTTATAAAAACTTTTATAAAGTAGTCAGAGAGCAAGCAGAACCGGTAGTTAAAAATGACGAAGTACGTCAAGTGATGGTTTTAATTGAAGAAATAATGAAAGCAGCAAAAAGATAA
- a CDS encoding sugar phosphate isomerase/epimerase family protein encodes MKLGVFTPLFNNLSFEAMIETVSKSGLEAVEIGTGGSPGNAHLDIDKMLASSDARKEYLAKLADKGLTISALSCHNNPISPIKETAQEADELLQKTIKLASLMNVSVVNGFSGVSGGNPTDSQVNWPVLPWPTEYDDNYNYQWENKLIPYWKNINTIAESAGVKIGIELHGGFLCHTPYTMLKLREATGKAIGCNLDPSHLWWQGIDPVAAVKILGEAGAIHHFHAKDTYLDQDNINMHGLTDMQPYGNVKTRAWTFRSVGCGHDLKVWSDIISALRIYGYDYVLSIEHEDPIMSTEEGLNRAITNLKSIMIKEQPAEMWWV; translated from the coding sequence ATGAAACTAGGTGTATTTACTCCCTTATTTAATAACTTAAGCTTTGAAGCAATGATTGAAACCGTGTCAAAGTCAGGCTTGGAAGCCGTGGAAATCGGTACCGGTGGTTCTCCTGGAAATGCTCATTTAGATATCGATAAGATGTTGGCAAGTTCAGATGCTAGAAAAGAATATCTAGCGAAATTAGCAGATAAAGGCTTAACAATCAGTGCTTTGAGTTGCCATAATAACCCAATTTCTCCAATCAAAGAAACGGCTCAAGAGGCAGATGAACTGTTACAAAAAACAATCAAGTTAGCTTCTTTAATGAATGTGTCTGTCGTCAATGGTTTTTCTGGTGTTTCAGGAGGAAATCCAACCGATTCACAAGTCAATTGGCCGGTCTTGCCTTGGCCAACAGAATACGATGATAATTACAACTACCAGTGGGAAAATAAATTGATTCCTTATTGGAAAAATATCAATACAATAGCTGAATCAGCTGGTGTGAAAATCGGAATCGAACTGCATGGTGGTTTCTTATGCCACACACCATACACCATGTTGAAACTCCGTGAAGCAACTGGCAAAGCGATTGGTTGTAATCTTGATCCAAGCCATTTATGGTGGCAAGGAATCGATCCTGTTGCTGCAGTAAAAATTTTAGGTGAAGCGGGTGCGATTCATCATTTTCATGCAAAAGATACTTATTTAGATCAAGACAATATCAATATGCATGGACTAACCGATATGCAGCCATATGGTAATGTGAAAACTCGTGCATGGACCTTCCGCTCAGTAGGCTGTGGTCATGATTTAAAAGTCTGGTCAGATATTATTAGTGCACTTAGAATTTACGGGTATGATTACGTTTTGAGTATTGAACATGAGGATCCAATCATGTCGACCGAAGAAGGATTAAACCGAGCAATTACAAATTTGAAAAGTATTATGATCAAAGAACAACCAGCGGAAATGTGGTGGGTATAA
- a CDS encoding ThuA domain-containing protein, giving the protein MIQVTIWNEFRHEKTDEAVKKVYPEGIHQQIAQFLKEDDFSVRTATLDEPEHGLTEEVLANTDVLIWWGHVAHNEVSDKIVQRVHQCVLEGMGLVVLHSGHMSKIFMKLMGTSCDLKWREAQEHCRIWTIDPSHPIVEGIGEYIELEQEEMYGEHFDIPTPDDLIFISWYPGGEVFRSGCTYHRGNGKIFYFQPGHETYPSYYNKEVQKVIKNGVRWCQPTQNTYPNYGHHEPLEDITNRKGNKQ; this is encoded by the coding sequence ATGATCCAAGTCACAATATGGAATGAATTCCGTCATGAGAAAACAGATGAAGCGGTAAAAAAAGTTTATCCTGAGGGGATTCATCAACAAATCGCACAATTTTTAAAAGAAGATGATTTTTCAGTACGAACCGCTACTTTGGATGAGCCAGAACACGGTTTAACAGAGGAAGTATTAGCCAACACAGATGTTTTGATTTGGTGGGGACATGTTGCTCATAATGAAGTTTCTGACAAAATTGTTCAACGTGTTCATCAATGTGTTCTTGAAGGAATGGGACTCGTTGTACTTCACTCAGGTCATATGTCAAAAATTTTCATGAAACTAATGGGAACTTCCTGTGATCTAAAATGGCGGGAAGCGCAAGAGCATTGTCGGATCTGGACAATTGACCCCAGTCATCCAATCGTTGAAGGAATTGGTGAGTACATCGAATTAGAACAAGAAGAGATGTACGGGGAGCATTTTGATATCCCGACACCAGATGACTTGATTTTTATCAGTTGGTATCCAGGTGGCGAAGTCTTCCGCAGCGGTTGTACTTATCATCGTGGGAATGGAAAAATCTTCTATTTCCAGCCAGGTCATGAAACCTATCCTTCCTACTATAATAAAGAGGTCCAAAAAGTCATTAAAAACGGTGTTCGCTGGTGTCAGCCTACACAAAATACGTATCCTAATTATGGCCATCACGAACCATTAGAAGATATTACGAACAGGAAAGGAAATAAACAATGA